The nucleotide sequence TACGCGCACGAGGCGCTGGTGCCGCACATCGATGCGGAAACGATGCAGATCCATCATGGCAAGCACCACAAGACCTACGTCGACAACCTGAACGCGGCGCTCGCCAAGCACCCCGACTTCAACGCCGGCGACGACATCGACGCGCTGATGCGCCGGCTGGACGAGGTGCCCGCGGACATCAAGGGCGCCGTGCGCAACAACGGCGGCGGGCACGCCAACCACAGCCTGTTCTGGAAGGTGATGGGCCCCAACGGCGGCGGTGCTCCCACCGGCGCCCTGGGCGACGCCATCGAGAGCACGTTCGGCGGCTTCGACGCCTTCAAGGAGGCGTGGGCCAACGCCGGCAAGGGCCGCTTCGGCAGCGGCTGGGTGTGGCTCGTGGCCGACGCCGCCGGGCTCAGCATCGTCGACACGCCCAACCAGGACACGCCCCTGATGGAGGGCCGCACGCCCATCCTGGGGCTGGACGTGTGGGAGCACGCGTACTACCTGAACTACCAGAACCGGCGTCCCGACTACATCACCGCCTGGTGGAACGTGGTGAACTGGGACGAGGTGGCCCGCCGCTACGAGGCGAACCGCGGCTGACGCGCCGGCCCGCGGCTGATCGCGCGCAAGCGCCCCCGTCCGCCACCGCGCGCACGGGGGCGCCTTGCATCCATGCCCGTCCCATCGACCTTCGCGATAACCCTCTGGCGTTCGCCCCTGCGCGCGGTTACGCTGCATCCACTGGCCATCTCCCCCCTCCCGTTCCCCGCCCATGCCGCTCACGATCGGCGTTCCCACGGAAACCGCGCTCGGCGAGCGCCGCGTCGCGCTGGTTCCCGAAATCTGCGCGAAGCTGGCCGCGCAGGACATGCAGGTTCTCGTCGAAAGCGGCGCGGGCGAGGCCGCATACTTTCCGGACGACGCGTTCCAGGCCGCGGGCGCCCACGTCGTCTCCCGCGCCGAAGTGCTGCGCGCGGACGTGCTGGCGACGGTGAACGGCCCCGGCGAGGACGACCTGCCACACGTCCGGCGGGATGGCGTGCTCGTCGGCCTCATGCGGCCGCTGGACGACGCTGCGCGGATGGAGCGCATCGCCGCCACGGGCGCCACGGCGCTGGCGATGGACCTGGTGCCGCGCACCACCCGCGCCCAGAGCATGGACGCGCTCTCCGCCATGGCGACCGTCGCCGGATACCGCGCCGTGCTGCTGGCCGCCGAGGCGCTGCCCCGCTTCTTTCCCCTGCTCACCACCGCCGCCGGGACCATGCGGCCCGCCAAGGTGCTCGTGCTGGGCGCCGGCGTGGCGGGGCTGCAGGCGATCGCCACGGCGCGGCGGCTGGGCGCGGTGGTCTCGGCGTACGACGTTCGCGCGGCGGCGGCAGAGGAGGCCCGCTCGCTGGGCGCCACGTTCATCACGCTGGACCTGGACACCGCGGGGGCCGAGGGCGGCGGCGGGTACGCGGCCGCGCTGGACGAGGAGCGGCAGCGGCGCCAGGTGGAGCTGCTGGGCGCGCACGTCGCCGCGCAGGACGTAGTGATCTGCACGGCGCTCGTCCCCGGCCGGCGCGCGCCGCTGCTGGTGTCGGAAGAGGCCGTCGGCGGGATGGCGCCCGGCTCGGTGATCGTGGACCTGGCCGCGCCCAACGGGGGCAACTGCGCCCTCACCCACCCCGGCGTCGCGTCGCACGCGGGCGGCGTCCGCATCTACGGCCCGCTGAACCTGCCCGCCGAGATGCCCGTGCACGCCAGCCAGATGTACGCACGCACGATGGCGGCCCTGGTCGGGTACTTCGCCAAGGACGGCGCGTTCGCCCCGGCGGAGGACGACGAGATCTTCCGCGGGATGTGCGTCACCGCCGGCGGCCAGGTGGTGAACGAGCGCGTCCGCGCCCTCCTCGCGGCCCCGCCCGCCTGATGACGTATTCTCCTCCCCCTCACGCCGCGCCCCCATGGTCGTAACCCTGCTCGTGGTATTCGTGCTCGCGTCGTTCGTCGGCGTCGAGATCATCAGCAAGGTCCCGCAGACGCTGCACACGCCGCTGATGTCGGGGAGCAACGCCGTCAGCGGCATCACCGTCGTGGGCGCCATCGCTGCGGCCGGGATGGTGGATTCGCCCGTGGCGCAGTGGCTGGGCTTCGTTGCGCTGGTGCTGGCGACGATCAACGTGGTGGGCGGCTACTTGGTGACCGACCGCATGCTGCAGATGTTCAAAAAGCGCGAGCCGGCGAAGCTGGGTGACACACAGGCGGGAGACGGCCGATGAGCACGCTGGTGAACCTGGCGTACCTGGCGGCTGCGGCGCTGTTCATCATCGGCATCAAGCGGATGAACTCTCCCGCCACCGCGCGCGCGGGCAACCGCCTCTCGGCCGTCGGAATGCTGATCGCCATCGTGGCCACGCTGCTCTCCGCCCGCATCCTGTCGCCGTGGATGATCGCCGGCGGATTGGCGCTGGGGACGGTGCTGGGAATTCTGCTCGCCCTGCGCGTGCAGATGACGCAGATGCCGGAGATGGTGGCCGCGCTGAACGGGCTGGGCGGCGCGGCCTCGGCGCTGGTGGCCTGGGCGGAGGTCAGCCGATACACCGCGGCGCAGGCGGAAGGGTTCGCCGGGTCCGGCTTCGCCCGCCACGGGCTGGTGGCGCTGGATGCGCGGCTGGTGATCACCATCACCCTGAGCGTGCTGATCGGTGCCGTGACGTTCTCGGGGAGCTTCGTGGCGTTCGGGAAGCTGAACGGAAAGATCTCCGGCAACCCGGTGTCGTTCCCGGGGATGCGCCTCATCACCAGCCTCCTCGCGCTGGTGTCCCTCGCCGCGGTGGCGTTTCCGCTGGTGAGGCTGGGCGACTCGGGCTTCGACGCCGGCCCGCTGGCGATCTCCACGCTCGTCCTGGGCGTGGTGGCGCTGGTGCTGGGCGTGCTGCTGGTGATTCCCATCGGCGGGGCCGACATGCCGGTGGTGGTCTCGCTGCTCAACTCGTACTCGGGGCTGGCCGCGGCGGCGACGGGGTTCGTGCTGGAGAACCAGGCGCTGATCGTCAGTGGGGCGCTGGTGGGCGCGTCGGGGATCATCCTCAGCAAGATCATGTGCGACGCCATGAACCGGTCGCTGCTGAACGTGCTGGTGGGCGGGTTCGGCGGGGGCGCGGCGGAGGGCGGGGAGCGCTCCGCCGCCGGGCTGACGGTGCGCACGGTGACGCCCGACGACGCGGCGGTGCTGCTGGCGTACGCCGGCCAGGTGGTGGTGGTGCCGGGGTACGGGCTGGCCGTGGCGCAGGCCCAGCACGTGATTCGTGAGCTGGTGGACCTGGTGCAGGCGCGCGGCGTGCGGGTGAAGTACGCCATCCACCCGGTGGCGGGACGCATGCCCGGCCACATGAACGTGCTGCTGGCCGAGGCCAACGTGCCCTACGACCAGCTGTTCGAGATGGACGAGATCAACGACGAGTTCGAGCGTACCGACGCCGTGCTGGTGATCGGCGCCAACGACGTGGTGAACCCCGCGGCGCGCACGGACCCGTCCTCACCCATCTACGGGATGCCCATCCTGAACGTGGACCGCGCCAAGAACGTGATCGTGCTCAAGCGGAGCATGGCGGCGGGCTACAGCGGCGTGGAGAACGAGCTCTTCTACCTGCCGCGCACGGGCATGCTCTTCGGCGACGCCAGAAAATCACTCGAGCGGCTCGTGGCTGAAGTGAAGGCGCTGAGCTAGCGGGATTAATCCCGCAGAACGGTTCTCCAGCGCGGGAGAAATTATTTTTGTTGACATTTTGGTTGGAATAAATAATTTGTCCTCCGCGCGACAAGAGTTCGTCGGAATAATTCTTGGGAGGGGGACGTGGGCGTAACGAACGTCTGGTACATCCTGAACTTGCGGGAAAGCCCATTTTTCCAGGATCCTCTCGACCCTACGACAGGAGGACAATACCCGATCCGCCTGTTCGTAGGACGAGATGAGGAGGCCGAACATATCCTGCGCGGGATGGGCAGTGCCCCGCATAGCCGCCACGCCATCCAGGGCCCCCCAGGCGTCGGAAAAACGACGCTCGTCCAGTACATCAAGGCTCAGGTTGCGGAGGATGGCTGGCTCGCGGACGCCAACGCGATTCCGGTGACCAGCACCACAACGGCGGAAGAGCTACTGGTCCGCATCCTGGCCTCGGTACACGACGCTCTCGGGGCACGGGACGAGACGTTGCTCCAGCAACCTCCAATGCAGGAGGTCCGCCAGCTCCTCGCCCTGGAGCGCGAACGCTCCGCGAGCGGCAGCATTGGTTTGCCCCTGATCGGGAGCTTGGGCGCCGGAACGGCATCTCAGCGGTTCACCGGTCCGGGAGCGCTGATGGTGCAGCCGACACGCCTGCTACGCGAGCTGAACGACTTGGCGCACCGCCATCTGCAGTCCCCGGGGATCCTGATCCACCTGAACAACCTCGAGAACATTACCGAGGCCGACCAGAAAGAAGCTGCGCGGATCATCCGCGACCTGCGGGACCAGGCACTGATGTATCCTGGCTTTCACTTCGTGCTCGCCGGCACGGACGACGCCATTCGCACCATCGTCGCCGAACAGGAGCAGCTCCGGAGTATCTTCAGCAATCCTGGCTCTCTGCGCCCCTTGGGCATCTCGCAGTTGCACGCGCTCCTGGAACTCCGGTACAGCTACCTGCGGGTCGACGACACGCGGCCGTCGATCGAGCCGGTAACGAAACTCGCTGTGGAGAACCTTTACAAGCTGTTCGACGGCAATCTCCGCGGCACACTCCACGCGCTGGACGAGGCAGCCAAGATTCTCGTGGGCCGCGGAGAGGATCCCACTGAACCGATGTCTCTTGAACGCATGGCACCCGTTCTCTTCAGGATCTACCACGCCAAGATGCACGCGGATCTGACGGCGGCGCAGGTTAGTCATCTCACGACCATCGCCAGTCGGTGGCCGGCGGGAGTGATCACTCCGGGTGCGACCGAGAAGGTCCTGCACCTGAAGCGCAATCCGACCTATACCCTCTTTTCCGAGCTCGTGCGAAAGGGCTACCTGACCGATGCGGGCCGCGCGCAGACGGGCAGGCCGGGAAGACCGGAGCAACAGTACGCGCTGACGGGCCAGGCCCGCCTTGCGCTCGGCGCTTTCTCCTGAGGGCACGGCGCTCTGACGCAAAGCGAAGCCCGCCGGACGATCCGGCGGGCTTCGCCAATTACGCCACCCGCCGACGGCTACTCGCAGCCGCGCGTCAGGCCGCAGAGGGTGTCGTCGTAGGTTTGGCAGATGACCACCGGGCACGAGCCGCCCACCAGCGTTCCCACGTGCGCCTGCACGGTCCCGTGCTCGTCGGCGCCGCAGGCCGTCGCAAAGGATTCCACGCTCAGATCCTCCACCTGCAGCTTCAGCTTCTTCATCGTCCAGGACTCCTTGTGAGTAGGTCTAGGGGTGCCTGCATCGGTAGCCAGACCCGTGCCGCCGCCGCCACATGCAGACACAATTCACACTTCTGTCGCCGCGCGCACGCTCACCCCTCGTGGTCTCGGAGCGATCCGTGGGCACGGGCTAGGCGGGCCGCGATTGCTCGCGTGCCGATGTTGGGTATATTCCGCCACCGTCGTGGGATCAGTGCGCATCCCACGTCCGGCTGATGTCGAATCGTTTACGCCGGCCCCGCGCCGGCTTTTCTCGGGTAGGCTGATGGCTCGTCTGTTCCGCAAGAAGGAAGAAGGAAGCAAGTCGCTGTGGGACCGCATCGTCGACGTGGCGCTCACCGACGTCTCGGTGTTGGTGAAGGGGCTGGACGAGGGCTCGCTGGAGGGGCTGGAGGAAACGCTGATCGCGGCCGACTTCGGCGTGCCGGCCACGCTGCGGCTGGTGGACGTCGTCGAGAAGCTGGCCGAGCGCGGCATCGCCCGGTCGTCGCGAGACTTCCTGCGCGCCGTGCGCGAGGAGATCGTCGCCATCCTCAGCGCCGGCCGCTCCGACACGGCGCTGCGCTTCAACTACGAGGGCGGCCCCACGGTGTTCCTGGTGGTGGGCGTCAACGGCGTGGGCAAGACGACGACGATCGCCAAGCTGGCCCACCGCCTGACGCGGCAGGGTCGCAAGGTGATGATCGCCGCGGGCGACACCTTTCGCGCGGGCGCCGTCGAGCAACTGCGCCGCTGGGCGGAGCGCGTAGGGTGCGACTTCGTGGGAAGCGAGCCGGGGCGTGACCCCGCCGCCGTGGCCTTCGACGCCTACGAGCAGGCGGTGGCGAAGGGCACCGACGTGCTGATCGTGGACACGGCGGGCCGGCTGCACACGCAGACCGACCTGATGAAGGAGCTGGAAAAAGTGCACCGCGTGCTGGGCAAGAAGCTGGAGGGCGCGCCGCACGAGGCGCTGGTGGTGCTCGATTCCACCACGGGCCAGAACGCGATGGCGCAGATCCGCACCTTCGGGCAGACGCTGCCGCTGACGGGAATCGTGCTGACCAAGATGGATGGGACGGCGAAGGGCGGGATCGTCGTGGCGCTCAAGGAGGAGTTCGACCTGCCGGTGAAGTTCATCGGCGTCGGCGAAAAGATGGGCGACCTTGTGCCGTTCGAGATCGAGGCGTTCGCGGAGGAAGTGCTGGAGGCGTAGGGCCCTCACCCGGCCGCGCTGACACGCGTGCCACCCTCTCCCACAAACAGCGTGGGAGAGGGGGTACACCCCAGTTCGGTGCGCACCCAAGTCTGTGGTGCGCACCGATTTGTCATCCTGAGGCCCGGGCGCACGGCACCAGCCCGCACACCGACCGTCGCGGGCCGAAGGATCTTGCCGCGGACACGTACCAGCCAGGGCGCGGCAGCGGTCACCCTGCCCGAGGCCCTCGGTTCCGTCCCGGCGGTTGAATTGAAACCGCAGCTGGAAAATCACGAAGTCCGCCTGCGCGGACTGCCCGCGTGCTCCCGTGCGCCAGGCCGTCCGAAGCGCGATCGAATTCTCCCCTCTCCGCATGCGCAGCGTGCGGGGAGGGGCCGGGGGAGGGGCCAACCCGGGGCATGCGCCGGACCAATTCGAACCACCTCAGGCTCTGCAGGCCCCCGCCCGAACACGGCACCCACCAGAGCGCACCGCACTGGCCCCCTTCCCTTCCCCCGCGCAGTTTGCGGGGGAAGGGGATGGGGGCGCCGTCAGCGTGCGCCGAGTCCGCCCGACCGCCACCTGGTTCCGTTCGCGCCCCTCAGTTCTACGGCGCCGCGCCTCAGGGTCTCGCGCCGCTGCCGCGCCCGGCCTTCGTGCTGGCCGCGGCTAGATCCTTCGGCCCGCGAAGGATCGGTGTACGGGCAAGTGTGGTGTGGCTTGGCTCAGGATGACGACGGGTGCGCACCAATGGCTTAGGTGCGCACCCGGTTTGGTGGAGGACGCGTGTCAGCTCGGCCGGGTGAGGGCCCAGCTTCAGCCCGTCGACTGCGTGCTCCAGTCGCAGGTCTCGTAGCAGGTGTCGAAATAGCAGCTGTTGATCTTCGACGTGTCGGGCTCGAGCGAGGTGCCGGAGGGCTGCAGCATGTTGCCCCCGATGTGCGCGTCGACCGTGCCGCCGGCCGAGCCGGCACCCGTGGCGAACGACTGCACGTTCAGGGTGTCGAGATCCAGGCGAAGCTTCTTCATGGGAAGTGTCTCCAGTAGGGGATGGGGGAACGCTTGAGTATCAGTTTACGCACGAACCTGGGATCCGCCAAGCCCCCATCACTCCCGCGGCGCGTCGTCCGTCCCCTCCGGAGGCAGCAGCGGCGTGACCGCGCACTCCGACACGCCGTGCCCCTCCACCGCCGTCACCTCGAACCGTACGTCGTCGTACTCCACCACGTCACCCACCAGCGGCGGGCGGTCCAGCAGCGACAGCACCAGCCCGCTCACCGTATCCACCTCGTCGTGCTCCAGCACCAGCCCCAGCTCCTCGCCCACCTGGCTGATGCGAACCGTACCCGCCACCAGCAGCCGCCCATCCAGCGCCCGGTGGATCTCCGGGCGGGCCACCCACCCCTCCTCGATCTCGCCGACCACTTCCTCGAACAGGTCCTCGATGGTGATGACCCCCGCGGTGCCGCCGTGCTCGTCCATCACCACGGCCATCTGCGAGTTCACCCGCCGCATGGCCGCCAGCACCGTGTCCATCTCGGCCGTTTCGGGGATGTACGGCACCTCGCGCACCTCCGAGGGCCGCAGCGCGCGCCGGTTGGGCATCCGCCGCAGGATGTCCTTGATGTGCACCACGCCGGTGATGTGGTCCAGGCTGCCCTCGTACACCGGGTAGCGGGTGTGCGGGCTGGAGCGGAGGATGTCGAGCATCTCGTCGGCCGTGGCGCCGGCGGGGATTCCCACGACGTGCACGCGGGGGATCATCACCTCGCCCGCCGTGAGGTCGCCGAACTCCAGCAGCTCCTGCAGCACGTCGGCCGATTCCTGGCGCAGCATGCCGCCCGCCTGGCTTTCGCGCACGATGAACTGCAGCTCCTCGGGGGTGCGGTAGTGCTCGCCCGACGCCACGTAGCGGTTGATTCCCGCCAGCCGCAGCACCGCGTTGCCGAGCGCGTTCAGCCCGATCACCAGCGGATACAGGATCTTCTGGACGACCAGCACCGGCGGCGTCACCCACACGGCCGCCTTGTCGGCCTGCTGCAGGGCGATGGACTTGGGGATCATCTCCCCGACGACGATGTGGAAGTACGTCAGCAGGGCCACGGCCAGGACGCTGGCCAGGGTGTGGGCACCCGCCTCGCGCAGCGGCCCCAGCCCCACCAGCCAGTGGCCGATCCATTCCGCCAGCACGTGCTCGCCGTACATGCCCAGCCCCAGCGAGGCCACGGTGATGCCCAGCTGCGCCGTGGCGATGTAGCGGTCCTGCCGCCGCGGGTCCTTGAGGATGTTGCTGACCATCCGCGCCGCGGCGTCGCCCTCGGCTGCGCGGCGCTCGATGCTGGCCCGCGGCGCGCCCACGATGGCGAACTCGGCCGCCACGAACAGCGCATTCAGCAGGATCAGCACGGTGATGATGACGATGGGGACGACCTTATCCATCCGCCGCCTCCCCGCCGCCGCTCCCCGTCCTCCGCCCGCCCGCCGGCAGGGCCAGGATGGCCTGCACCGCGTGCCCGGAGATGGCCTCGACCTCCACCTCAACCCCGTCGATCTCCAGCCGCTCGCCCGGCTCGGGAACGTGCCCCAGCTCCTCCATCACCCGCCCGCCCACCGTGTCGGCCTCGCCCTCCCAGAGAATGCCCAGCCAGGGCTCGGCCTCGTCCAGCCGCATCCACCCGGGAATCCTCACCCGGCCGTCGTCCAGCCGCTCGGGGCCGGGCTCGTCGTGGGTGCGGAACTCGTCGGCCACCTCGCCCATCACCTCGGTCAGCACGTCGTCCAGCGTCACCAGCCCCGCCACGCCGCCGAACTCGTCCATGACGATGGCCACGTGGCTGCGGCGCTCGCGCATCAGCGTCAGCAGGCGG is from Longimicrobium sp. and encodes:
- a CDS encoding superoxide dismutase → MAFTLPELPYAHEALVPHIDAETMQIHHGKHHKTYVDNLNAALAKHPDFNAGDDIDALMRRLDEVPADIKGAVRNNGGGHANHSLFWKVMGPNGGGAPTGALGDAIESTFGGFDAFKEAWANAGKGRFGSGWVWLVADAAGLSIVDTPNQDTPLMEGRTPILGLDVWEHAYYLNYQNRRPDYITAWWNVVNWDEVARRYEANRG
- a CDS encoding NAD(P) transhydrogenase subunit alpha: MPLTIGVPTETALGERRVALVPEICAKLAAQDMQVLVESGAGEAAYFPDDAFQAAGAHVVSRAEVLRADVLATVNGPGEDDLPHVRRDGVLVGLMRPLDDAARMERIAATGATALAMDLVPRTTRAQSMDALSAMATVAGYRAVLLAAEALPRFFPLLTTAAGTMRPAKVLVLGAGVAGLQAIATARRLGAVVSAYDVRAAAAEEARSLGATFITLDLDTAGAEGGGGYAAALDEERQRRQVELLGAHVAAQDVVICTALVPGRRAPLLVSEEAVGGMAPGSVIVDLAAPNGGNCALTHPGVASHAGGVRIYGPLNLPAEMPVHASQMYARTMAALVGYFAKDGAFAPAEDDEIFRGMCVTAGGQVVNERVRALLAAPPA
- a CDS encoding NAD(P) transhydrogenase subunit alpha, which produces MVVTLLVVFVLASFVGVEIISKVPQTLHTPLMSGSNAVSGITVVGAIAAAGMVDSPVAQWLGFVALVLATINVVGGYLVTDRMLQMFKKREPAKLGDTQAGDGR
- a CDS encoding NAD(P)(+) transhydrogenase (Re/Si-specific) subunit beta, with translation MSTLVNLAYLAAAALFIIGIKRMNSPATARAGNRLSAVGMLIAIVATLLSARILSPWMIAGGLALGTVLGILLALRVQMTQMPEMVAALNGLGGAASALVAWAEVSRYTAAQAEGFAGSGFARHGLVALDARLVITITLSVLIGAVTFSGSFVAFGKLNGKISGNPVSFPGMRLITSLLALVSLAAVAFPLVRLGDSGFDAGPLAISTLVLGVVALVLGVLLVIPIGGADMPVVVSLLNSYSGLAAAATGFVLENQALIVSGALVGASGIILSKIMCDAMNRSLLNVLVGGFGGGAAEGGERSAAGLTVRTVTPDDAAVLLAYAGQVVVVPGYGLAVAQAQHVIRELVDLVQARGVRVKYAIHPVAGRMPGHMNVLLAEANVPYDQLFEMDEINDEFERTDAVLVIGANDVVNPAARTDPSSPIYGMPILNVDRAKNVIVLKRSMAAGYSGVENELFYLPRTGMLFGDARKSLERLVAEVKALS
- a CDS encoding ATP-binding protein encodes the protein MGVTNVWYILNLRESPFFQDPLDPTTGGQYPIRLFVGRDEEAEHILRGMGSAPHSRHAIQGPPGVGKTTLVQYIKAQVAEDGWLADANAIPVTSTTTAEELLVRILASVHDALGARDETLLQQPPMQEVRQLLALERERSASGSIGLPLIGSLGAGTASQRFTGPGALMVQPTRLLRELNDLAHRHLQSPGILIHLNNLENITEADQKEAARIIRDLRDQALMYPGFHFVLAGTDDAIRTIVAEQEQLRSIFSNPGSLRPLGISQLHALLELRYSYLRVDDTRPSIEPVTKLAVENLYKLFDGNLRGTLHALDEAAKILVGRGEDPTEPMSLERMAPVLFRIYHAKMHADLTAAQVSHLTTIASRWPAGVITPGATEKVLHLKRNPTYTLFSELVRKGYLTDAGRAQTGRPGRPEQQYALTGQARLALGAFS
- the ftsY gene encoding signal recognition particle-docking protein FtsY, translating into MARLFRKKEEGSKSLWDRIVDVALTDVSVLVKGLDEGSLEGLEETLIAADFGVPATLRLVDVVEKLAERGIARSSRDFLRAVREEIVAILSAGRSDTALRFNYEGGPTVFLVVGVNGVGKTTTIAKLAHRLTRQGRKVMIAAGDTFRAGAVEQLRRWAERVGCDFVGSEPGRDPAAVAFDAYEQAVAKGTDVLIVDTAGRLHTQTDLMKELEKVHRVLGKKLEGAPHEALVVLDSTTGQNAMAQIRTFGQTLPLTGIVLTKMDGTAKGGIVVALKEEFDLPVKFIGVGEKMGDLVPFEIEAFAEEVLEA
- a CDS encoding hemolysin family protein, which codes for MDKVVPIVIITVLILLNALFVAAEFAIVGAPRASIERRAAEGDAAARMVSNILKDPRRQDRYIATAQLGITVASLGLGMYGEHVLAEWIGHWLVGLGPLREAGAHTLASVLAVALLTYFHIVVGEMIPKSIALQQADKAAVWVTPPVLVVQKILYPLVIGLNALGNAVLRLAGINRYVASGEHYRTPEELQFIVRESQAGGMLRQESADVLQELLEFGDLTAGEVMIPRVHVVGIPAGATADEMLDILRSSPHTRYPVYEGSLDHITGVVHIKDILRRMPNRRALRPSEVREVPYIPETAEMDTVLAAMRRVNSQMAVVMDEHGGTAGVITIEDLFEEVVGEIEEGWVARPEIHRALDGRLLVAGTVRISQVGEELGLVLEHDEVDTVSGLVLSLLDRPPLVGDVVEYDDVRFEVTAVEGHGVSECAVTPLLPPEGTDDAPRE